The following coding sequences lie in one Planctomycetota bacterium genomic window:
- a CDS encoding prepilin-type N-terminal cleavage/methylation domain-containing protein, with product MKYQRRTNGFTLVELLVVIGIIALLISILLPVLSRAQSSARSTVCLSQLRQIGSATALYVNAESLFLPPSFYFNEFVDNRGLDRALPVILRDYISIGGDPNVDFSQVAADEASDSADIWTCPESILSEANQFPLTYGGNGQVHRYISVVNPATPNADPVPGFYDELLKITRVRNSSEVVAIADSAQTSGSFVAGGWLDWTQLNNQGFDDPANAGRLTSTLPGWDLNDDRPTGGNYHIRYRHGDNRTANILYVDGHAGAVAQDVLTFQNLSGAY from the coding sequence ATGAAGTATCAGCGCAGAACAAACGGATTTACTCTGGTCGAGCTGCTGGTGGTGATCGGCATCATCGCCCTCCTGATCAGCATCCTTTTGCCGGTCCTCAGTCGCGCACAGTCGTCGGCGCGATCGACCGTGTGCCTGAGTCAGCTGAGGCAGATCGGCTCGGCCACAGCCTTGTACGTGAACGCCGAGAGTCTTTTCCTACCGCCTAGCTTCTACTTCAACGAGTTCGTAGACAATCGCGGTTTAGATCGTGCCCTACCGGTCATTCTCCGCGACTACATCAGCATCGGCGGCGATCCGAATGTCGACTTCTCCCAGGTCGCTGCCGATGAGGCAAGCGATTCGGCTGACATTTGGACGTGCCCTGAGTCGATCCTCAGCGAGGCCAATCAGTTCCCGCTGACCTACGGCGGCAACGGACAGGTCCATCGGTACATTTCGGTTGTAAACCCGGCCACTCCCAACGCGGACCCGGTTCCGGGCTTTTATGACGAGCTGCTGAAGATCACGCGTGTCCGGAATAGCAGTGAAGTCGTCGCCATCGCCGACTCAGCTCAAACCAGCGGTTCGTTCGTTGCGGGCGGCTGGCTCGACTGGACTCAGCTCAACAACCAAGGTTTTGACGACCCGGCAAACGCCGGCCGGCTGACCAGCACGCTTCCGGGTTGGGATCTGAATGACGACCGCCCGACAGGTGGCAATTACCACATTCGTTACCGACACGGCGACAACAGGACTGCCAACATTCTGTACGTCGACGGGCACGCCGGCGCGGTCGCGCAGGATGTACTGACTTTCCAGAATCTCTCCGGTGCCTACTAG
- a CDS encoding PEP-CTERM sorting domain-containing protein encodes MIVAAAATAVFAGSASASLFTELTVNGDFETGDFTGYVQFPTGPGQQNVVSTNPSSGTFAGEIVNDATLSNSLIKQEKIGIGMVSPGDTLRVRFDARGSYAQPGGVAFAEFFSEIDPVGGGTSAAEILGGGPLAIDPDPSVWTSFEFLVTAGPDVDGGVTLQLGATNGPAAGTTMYYDNLSVQVIPEPGTMAFLGTAGLGLLARRRRA; translated from the coding sequence ATGATCGTCGCAGCCGCTGCGACCGCAGTTTTTGCAGGCAGCGCTTCGGCAAGCTTGTTCACGGAACTCACCGTCAACGGTGATTTCGAGACGGGTGATTTCACCGGCTACGTTCAGTTCCCGACCGGTCCCGGTCAGCAGAATGTCGTCTCGACCAACCCGTCCAGCGGCACGTTCGCGGGCGAAATCGTCAACGACGCGACGTTGAGCAACTCCCTCATCAAGCAGGAGAAGATTGGCATCGGCATGGTGAGCCCGGGCGATACGCTTCGTGTTCGCTTCGATGCGCGCGGCAGCTACGCCCAGCCCGGCGGTGTTGCATTCGCCGAGTTCTTCTCGGAAATCGACCCGGTTGGTGGTGGAACGTCGGCTGCGGAAATCCTCGGCGGCGGACCACTGGCGATCGACCCTGACCCGTCGGTTTGGACCTCGTTTGAGTTCCTCGTCACCGCCGGCCCCGATGTCGACGGCGGCGTGACGCTGCAGCTCGGTGCCACCAACGGCCCTGCCGCCGGCACCACGATGTACTACGACAACCTGAGCGTTCAGGTGATCCCGGAGCCCGGCACCATGGCCTTCCTGGGCACTGCCGGCCTGGGCCTGCTCGCCCGACGTCGTCGCGCGTAG
- a CDS encoding LacI family DNA-binding transcriptional regulator, giving the protein MGSVREIAKRASVSIATVSRVLNDDQGVGIETRRRVLEEVNASGYVRRVGKRAVAEGIALAYAGPATVATPFDQCLLSGIGRAVADKEAGEFFGNDLLIVNLKTALRPGESPSALFRRKGIKGAVLRTTEEGADICRQLTAEGFPSVVAGSRIEGGEVPVSWVDAGSRDASREAVAHMIGLGHERITVVANTRDDTDHLDRIDGWRDAMSASGLSTEDAPDAMPMVLRLPALYEQGRTILKQWLATPNELRPTAFYVADPLPALGLLRAAYDAGVSVPDDFSLVGFDDGDAQRLTMPPMSAVCQDAAELGEAAVDVLRIQMAGKVRRRDDEPSSPAAVEQRSVFTTFRAGATVGLPSSR; this is encoded by the coding sequence ATGGGAAGTGTCCGTGAAATAGCCAAGCGTGCGTCGGTCAGCATCGCGACCGTCAGCCGCGTTCTCAACGACGATCAAGGCGTCGGCATCGAGACTCGGCGGCGTGTGCTCGAAGAGGTCAACGCGAGCGGATACGTCCGGCGAGTCGGCAAACGCGCCGTCGCAGAGGGCATCGCCCTCGCCTACGCCGGCCCTGCCACCGTCGCCACGCCCTTCGACCAGTGCCTGCTCTCAGGCATTGGCCGAGCCGTTGCGGATAAGGAGGCCGGCGAGTTTTTCGGCAACGACCTCCTGATCGTCAACCTGAAGACCGCCCTCCGGCCCGGCGAGTCTCCGTCCGCCCTGTTCCGTCGCAAGGGCATCAAGGGCGCGGTCCTCCGAACGACCGAGGAGGGCGCTGACATCTGCCGACAGCTTACCGCCGAAGGTTTCCCGAGCGTCGTGGCCGGCAGTCGGATCGAGGGGGGCGAGGTCCCGGTCAGCTGGGTCGATGCCGGTAGCCGGGACGCCAGCCGCGAGGCCGTGGCCCACATGATCGGGCTCGGGCACGAGCGGATCACCGTCGTCGCCAACACCCGCGACGACACCGACCACCTCGACCGCATCGATGGCTGGCGTGACGCGATGTCCGCGTCGGGCTTGTCGACAGAAGATGCCCCCGATGCCATGCCGATGGTTCTGCGTCTTCCGGCCCTCTACGAGCAAGGCCGAACGATCCTCAAGCAGTGGCTTGCAACGCCAAATGAGCTTCGCCCGACAGCCTTCTACGTCGCCGACCCGCTGCCAGCACTGGGTCTTTTGCGGGCGGCGTACGACGCAGGGGTTTCTGTACCAGACGATTTCAGCCTCGTCGGCTTCGACGACGGCGACGCCCAGCGGCTGACGATGCCACCGATGTCGGCCGTCTGCCAGGACGCAGCAGAGCTCGGCGAGGCGGCGGTCGACGTTCTACGAATCCAGATGGCGGGCAAAGTGCGTCGACGTGACGACGAGCCATCGTCCCCGGCAGCCGTCGAGCAGCGGAGCGTGTTTACGACCTTCCGAGCTGGCGCGACTGTCGGGCTGCCGTCGTCGCGCTGA
- a CDS encoding glycoside hydrolase family 2 TIM barrel-domain containing protein, translating to MWKTFLVVLLFPCLALAAKVEVVATDGNHQLLIDGEPFFVKGGGGDGPKDVLAAVGGNAFRTWGTDNLLDQLDEAESLGLKVAVGIWLGHERHGFDYNDKAQVAEQFESANAAIDAFKDHPAVLLWSIGNEMEGFADGDNEKIWAAVEEIAAYAKATDPNHPTMTVVAEIGGERVRAMHELTPSIDIVGINAYGGAPSIAERYREAGGTKPFILTEFGPVGTWEVQKNDWGAVPEPTSSEKAQYYGLAYRNSVLAEKDKLCLGSFAFTWGFKQEATATWFGMFYDDNTKLAAVDVMQELWTGAPPRNRVPQIEPIRAPGNRFIEGQTVTFTVDAFDPGGEPLTAQWKLYAEAEEYRVGGDAEPKPDRFADAVIESNLNSATIRMPDQPGAYRVFAIVRDPAGGGATANMPVFVQDSDTAAKERLAVAPELPLVLYADDIGPMPYVPSGWVGKTDALSVENNDTKYANSGNTAMRVAFMSPGDWAGVVWQNPANDWGDLPGGFDLSDATKLTFFARGETGGEKVDFSFGALREGQAFTDTAAGKVVVELTDEWQQYEIDLTGKDLRRIKTGFAFAIPGQGKPVVFYLDDVRYE from the coding sequence ATGTGGAAAACATTTCTCGTCGTCCTGCTTTTTCCCTGCCTCGCTCTCGCTGCCAAGGTTGAAGTCGTCGCCACGGACGGCAACCACCAACTGCTGATCGACGGCGAACCCTTCTTCGTCAAAGGAGGTGGTGGTGATGGCCCCAAGGACGTGCTTGCCGCCGTTGGTGGCAACGCGTTTCGGACATGGGGCACCGACAACCTGCTGGACCAGCTCGACGAGGCCGAGTCGCTCGGCCTGAAGGTCGCCGTCGGCATCTGGCTCGGTCATGAGCGGCACGGCTTCGACTACAACGACAAGGCCCAGGTCGCGGAGCAATTCGAATCAGCCAATGCCGCCATCGATGCGTTCAAAGACCACCCTGCCGTGCTGCTTTGGTCGATTGGCAACGAAATGGAAGGCTTCGCGGACGGCGACAACGAGAAGATCTGGGCCGCGGTTGAAGAGATCGCGGCCTACGCGAAGGCGACCGACCCCAACCACCCCACCATGACCGTCGTCGCCGAGATCGGCGGCGAACGCGTGCGGGCGATGCACGAGCTCACGCCCAGCATCGACATCGTCGGCATCAACGCCTACGGCGGCGCACCAAGCATCGCCGAGCGTTACCGCGAAGCCGGCGGTACCAAGCCGTTCATCCTCACCGAGTTCGGGCCCGTCGGTACGTGGGAAGTCCAAAAGAACGACTGGGGCGCGGTGCCCGAACCCACGAGCAGCGAGAAGGCACAGTACTACGGCCTGGCCTATCGCAACTCGGTTCTGGCTGAGAAGGACAAGCTCTGCCTGGGCAGCTTCGCCTTCACCTGGGGCTTCAAGCAGGAAGCCACCGCCACGTGGTTCGGCATGTTCTATGACGACAACACCAAGCTGGCGGCGGTCGATGTGATGCAGGAACTTTGGACCGGAGCGCCGCCTCGAAATCGCGTGCCACAGATCGAGCCGATTCGCGCTCCCGGCAACCGCTTCATCGAGGGCCAGACCGTTACGTTCACTGTCGACGCGTTCGATCCGGGAGGTGAGCCGCTCACCGCGCAATGGAAGCTTTACGCCGAGGCCGAGGAGTACCGCGTGGGTGGTGACGCGGAGCCAAAGCCCGATCGCTTTGCAGATGCCGTCATTGAATCCAACCTCAACTCGGCCACCATTCGCATGCCCGATCAACCCGGCGCTTACCGGGTGTTCGCCATCGTTCGCGATCCCGCCGGCGGCGGTGCGACGGCCAACATGCCAGTCTTCGTGCAGGACTCCGACACCGCCGCCAAAGAACGCCTCGCCGTCGCCCCCGAACTGCCGCTGGTGCTCTACGCGGACGACATCGGCCCGATGCCATACGTGCCTTCGGGCTGGGTGGGCAAAACAGACGCTCTGTCCGTCGAAAACAACGACACCAAGTACGCCAACTCCGGCAACACCGCAATGCGCGTCGCATTCATGAGCCCTGGCGACTGGGCCGGCGTTGTCTGGCAGAACCCCGCCAACGATTGGGGTGACCTCCCCGGCGGGTTCGACCTGAGCGACGCCACCAAACTGACCTTTTTCGCCCGCGGCGAAACCGGCGGCGAGAAGGTCGACTTCAGCTTCGGCGCCCTTCGCGAAGGCCAGGCGTTCACCGACACCGCCGCTGGCAAGGTTGTCGTCGAGCTGACAGACGAATGGCAGCAATACGAGATCGACCTCACGGGCAAAGACCTTCGCCGAATCAAAACTGGCTTCGCTTTCGCCATCCCCGGCCAAGGCAAGCCTGTCGTCTTTTATCTGGATGACGTGCGGTACGAGTGA